A window of Streptomyces sp. DG1A-41 contains these coding sequences:
- a CDS encoding amino acid permease: protein MRPTARTTEQHGQDDAELTEFGYRPELKRTLGSFHTFAAGISYISILTGTFQLFYFGYGSGGPAYWWSWPMVFAGQFMVALCFAELAARYPVAGSVYNWSKKIGNPHLGWLAGWMMLIASIVSISAVALAYQLTLPQVSSFFQFVGDGTGTYDVATNAVILAAVLILFTTLVNAFGVKLMARINTAGVFIELIATVVLIVLFAVHITRGPQVVMETHSTGVGHGTGYLGAFLVASLASAYVMYGFDTAASLGEESLNPTRNAPRAIIRAIVASFVLGGLILLLALMSVSSLKGERLSTDGLQYIVLDVLGPTAGKAMLWCVLIAVTVCALAVHTAAVRLAFAMARDNNLPASSRLAKCHPRFQTPVLPTVIIGILALAILVVNIRQPQIFTVVTSIGIIMIYLAYLGVTVPLLVARLRGKWQPASEGRFSLGRWGLPVNIVAVLWGTAMTLNLLWPRAAVYNATAPYHWYLRWGAVLFVAVIAGGGFAYYWFVQRHKTGVLAEHRSHATATAPVTTPAAD from the coding sequence ATGAGACCGACCGCGCGGACCACAGAGCAGCATGGCCAGGACGACGCCGAACTCACCGAGTTCGGCTACAGACCCGAACTCAAACGCACCCTCGGCAGCTTCCACACCTTCGCCGCCGGGATCAGCTACATCTCGATCCTGACCGGCACGTTCCAGCTGTTCTACTTCGGCTACGGCAGCGGCGGCCCCGCCTACTGGTGGTCGTGGCCGATGGTCTTCGCCGGGCAGTTCATGGTGGCTCTGTGCTTCGCGGAGCTCGCCGCCCGCTATCCCGTCGCTGGCTCCGTCTACAACTGGTCCAAGAAGATAGGCAACCCGCATCTGGGCTGGCTCGCCGGCTGGATGATGTTGATCGCCTCGATCGTGTCCATATCGGCTGTGGCACTGGCCTACCAGTTGACGCTGCCGCAGGTCTCGTCGTTCTTCCAGTTCGTGGGCGACGGCACAGGCACGTACGACGTGGCGACCAACGCGGTCATCCTGGCCGCGGTGTTGATCCTGTTCACCACCCTCGTGAACGCCTTCGGCGTCAAGTTGATGGCCAGGATCAACACGGCGGGCGTGTTCATCGAGTTGATCGCCACTGTCGTATTGATCGTCCTGTTCGCGGTCCACATCACACGCGGTCCGCAGGTCGTCATGGAGACGCACAGCACCGGCGTGGGGCACGGAACCGGATACCTGGGGGCCTTCCTGGTGGCCTCGCTGGCCTCGGCATACGTCATGTACGGCTTCGACACCGCCGCCTCGCTCGGAGAAGAGTCCCTGAACCCGACCCGCAACGCGCCGCGCGCGATCATCCGGGCGATCGTCGCGTCCTTCGTGCTCGGCGGCCTGATCCTGCTGCTCGCGCTGATGAGCGTCTCCAGCCTGAAGGGCGAGAGGTTGTCCACGGACGGCCTCCAGTACATCGTCCTGGACGTGCTCGGCCCGACGGCCGGCAAGGCGATGCTGTGGTGCGTGCTGATCGCCGTGACGGTGTGCGCGCTGGCGGTGCACACGGCGGCGGTCCGGCTGGCGTTCGCGATGGCCAGGGACAACAACCTGCCCGCGTCCTCGCGGCTCGCCAAGTGCCATCCGCGCTTCCAGACACCGGTGCTGCCGACCGTGATCATCGGGATCCTCGCGCTGGCGATCCTGGTGGTCAACATCCGCCAGCCACAGATCTTCACCGTCGTGACCAGCATCGGCATCATCATGATCTACCTCGCCTACCTGGGCGTCACGGTGCCGTTGCTGGTCGCCCGGCTGCGCGGCAAGTGGCAGCCCGCGAGTGAGGGCCGGTTCTCCCTGGGCCGCTGGGGGCTGCCGGTCAACATCGTGGCCGTGCTGTGGGGCACGGCCATGACGCTCAATCTGCTCTGGCCACGGGCCGCCGTCTACAACGCCACGGCTCCCTACCACTGGTACCTGCGCTGGGGCGCGGTGCTGTTCGTCGCCGTCATCGCGGGCGGCGGCTTCGCCTACTACTGGTTCGTCCAGCGGCACAAGACCGGCGTGCTCGCCGAGCACCGCTCCCACGCCACGGCCACCGCGCCCGTCACCACCCCGGCGGCCGACTGA
- a CDS encoding GntR family transcriptional regulator gives MAEQLKDLADDRALLGRTSTAERVSDILRSRIAEGYFPPGTRLSEDSIGGALGVSRNTLREAFRLLTHERLLVHELNRGVFVRVLTVEDVEDIYRTRRLVECAVVRGLGEPPYDLDGLAGAVEEGRRAAREGDWKGVGTANIHFHRELVALAASERTDELMRSVFAELRLAFHVVDEPQRLHEPYIARNVAILEALQAGDRGKAEGLLAGYLDDSLERVVEVYRRRVGDDG, from the coding sequence ATGGCAGAGCAGCTGAAGGACCTCGCCGACGACCGGGCTCTCCTGGGGCGTACCAGTACCGCCGAACGGGTCTCCGACATCCTCAGGAGCCGGATCGCCGAGGGCTACTTCCCGCCCGGCACCCGGCTCTCGGAAGACAGCATCGGCGGCGCGCTCGGTGTCTCGCGCAACACGCTGCGTGAGGCGTTCCGGCTGCTCACGCACGAACGTCTGCTCGTCCACGAGTTGAACCGGGGCGTCTTCGTCCGGGTCCTGACCGTCGAGGACGTCGAGGACATCTACCGCACCCGGCGGCTCGTCGAGTGCGCCGTCGTGCGTGGTCTCGGCGAGCCGCCGTACGACCTCGACGGGCTCGCCGGTGCCGTGGAGGAAGGGCGGCGGGCGGCTCGGGAAGGTGACTGGAAAGGGGTGGGTACGGCCAACATCCACTTCCACCGGGAACTGGTCGCCCTGGCCGCCAGTGAGCGCACCGACGAGCTGATGCGCAGCGTTTTCGCCGAACTGCGCCTGGCCTTCCATGTGGTGGACGAGCCGCAGCGGTTGCATGAACCGTACATTGCGCGAAATGTCGCCATTCTTGAGGCGCTTCAGGCGGGGGACCGAGGGAAGGCCGAGGGATTGCTCGCCGGATACCTCGACGACTCGCTGGAACGGGTCGTCGAGGTATACCGGCGGCGCGTCGGCGATGACGGCTGA
- a CDS encoding glycosyltransferase family 1 protein has protein sequence MRVVIVTESFPPDVNGVAHCALQTARHLVDRGHAPVVVAPAPAPGHKPDANAPCPVVHVPSLPLPGYPQVRVALPSRRLAATLIEHRADVVHLASPFVLGVRGMAAAARLGIPAVAVYQTDLAGYARTYMGAGEAAAWRRIRSVHGAADLTLAPSSAALRDLETHGVPRVELWPRGVDTERFRPDRRDEALRRELAPNGELIVGYVGRLAPEKQVELLADACGLDGVRVVVVGDGPSRPGLEQALPGALFLGRRTGDELARVFASLDAFVHTGPFETFCQTVQEAMASGLPVVAPAAGGPLDLVAHGRTGLLVPPRDAPAVRDAVRSLAADAGLRAAFGAAGRATVEGRTWAAVGDQLIGHYANVLAARRTAVAA, from the coding sequence ATGCGTGTCGTCATCGTGACCGAATCCTTTCCCCCCGACGTGAACGGCGTGGCCCACTGCGCGCTCCAGACCGCCCGGCACCTCGTCGATCGCGGTCACGCCCCCGTCGTCGTCGCCCCGGCCCCCGCGCCCGGGCACAAGCCCGACGCCAACGCGCCGTGCCCCGTCGTCCACGTCCCCTCCCTCCCGCTCCCCGGCTACCCCCAGGTCCGCGTCGCCCTTCCCAGCCGCCGCCTGGCCGCCACCCTCATCGAGCACCGTGCCGATGTCGTCCACCTCGCCAGCCCCTTCGTCCTGGGTGTGCGCGGCATGGCGGCCGCCGCCCGCCTCGGCATCCCCGCCGTCGCCGTCTACCAGACCGACCTGGCCGGATACGCCCGTACGTACATGGGTGCCGGAGAGGCCGCCGCCTGGCGGCGGATACGGTCCGTGCACGGCGCCGCCGACCTCACCCTCGCCCCGTCCAGCGCGGCCCTGCGCGACCTGGAGACGCACGGTGTGCCCCGGGTCGAGCTGTGGCCGCGCGGCGTCGACACCGAACGTTTCCGGCCCGACCGCCGCGACGAGGCCCTGCGTCGTGAACTCGCCCCGAACGGTGAGCTGATCGTCGGCTACGTCGGCCGGCTCGCCCCGGAGAAGCAGGTCGAACTCCTCGCCGATGCCTGCGGCCTGGACGGCGTCCGGGTCGTGGTCGTCGGCGACGGCCCGAGCCGGCCCGGCCTGGAGCAGGCGCTGCCCGGCGCGCTCTTCCTCGGCCGCCGTACCGGTGACGAGCTGGCCCGGGTCTTCGCCTCGCTGGACGCCTTCGTGCACACGGGTCCCTTCGAGACCTTCTGCCAGACGGTGCAGGAGGCGATGGCCAGCGGCCTGCCGGTCGTGGCGCCCGCCGCGGGCGGGCCGCTGGACCTGGTCGCCCACGGGCGCACCGGCCTGCTGGTGCCGCCGCGCGACGCGCCCGCCGTACGGGACGCGGTGCGGTCCCTGGCCGCCGACGCCGGGCTGCGGGCCGCCTTCGGCGCCGCCGGGCGCGCCACCGTGGAGGGCCGCACCTGGGCGGCCGTCGGGGACCAGTTGATCGGGCACTACGCGAACGTGCTCGCCGCACGCCGGACGGCGGTGGCGGCATGA
- a CDS encoding biotin-dependent carboxyltransferase family protein: protein MTDRALAVVRAGALTTVQDLGRPGHAHLGVPRSGALDRPAADLVNRLAGNPPTAAVLETTLNGCAVRPRSMVTVAVAGAPCRVTVDGRPVAWGAPVHVPAGALLDVGPAVSGVRSYVGVSGGIAVEPVLGSRSTDLLSGLGPPPLTDGTVLSLGRPASVYARVDVAPQPAPPDELVLRVTLGPRDDWFTPEAVRTFVSRPYRVSPASNRIGLRTEGPALERARPGELPSEGMVLGAVQVPPDGRPVVFLADHPTTGGYPVIAVVRAADLPAAAQAVPGTPVRFAAVRRR from the coding sequence GTGACCGACCGCGCGCTCGCCGTCGTCCGGGCCGGGGCGCTGACCACCGTGCAGGACCTGGGGCGCCCCGGGCACGCTCACCTCGGTGTGCCCCGCTCCGGGGCGCTGGACCGGCCCGCGGCGGACCTCGTCAACCGGCTGGCCGGCAATCCGCCCACGGCGGCCGTGCTGGAGACGACCCTCAACGGCTGTGCCGTGCGCCCCCGTTCGATGGTCACCGTGGCCGTGGCGGGCGCGCCCTGCCGGGTCACGGTGGACGGACGGCCCGTCGCCTGGGGCGCGCCGGTGCACGTGCCCGCCGGGGCGCTGCTGGACGTCGGGCCTGCCGTGTCGGGGGTGCGCAGCTACGTGGGCGTCTCCGGCGGCATCGCCGTCGAGCCGGTGCTCGGCAGCCGCTCGACGGACCTGCTGTCGGGCCTCGGCCCGCCCCCTCTCACGGACGGCACAGTGCTGTCCCTGGGCCGGCCGGCGAGCGTGTACGCGCGCGTGGACGTCGCCCCGCAGCCGGCGCCACCGGACGAGCTGGTCCTGCGGGTGACACTCGGCCCGCGCGACGACTGGTTCACGCCGGAGGCGGTACGCACTTTCGTCTCGCGTCCCTACCGGGTCTCCCCCGCGAGCAACCGCATCGGGCTGCGCACGGAGGGGCCCGCCCTGGAGCGGGCCCGGCCCGGGGAACTCCCCAGCGAGGGCATGGTGCTGGGCGCGGTCCAGGTCCCGCCCGACGGCAGGCCGGTGGTGTTCCTCGCCGACCACCCGACCACCGGGGGCTACCCGGTGATCGCGGTGGTCCGCGCCGCCGACCTCCCGGCCGCCGCCCAGGCGGTTCCGGGCACGCCGGTCCGCTTCGCGGCCGTACGGCGCCGCTGA
- a CDS encoding 5-oxoprolinase subunit PxpA: MTSIDLNADLGEGFGRWRLTDDERLLSVVTSANVACGFHAGDAATMRRVCELAAERGVRIGAQVSYRDLAGFGRRAMDVPSAELAAEVAYQIGALEVFARAAGDRVAYVKPHGALYNRVVHDEEQAAAVVDGVLLADATLPVLGLPGSRLLEVAGKAGLPVVTEAFADRAYTDAGTLVPRTLEGAVVTEPDTVVERSLSLARSGEVVSHSGTRIGVRARSLCLHGDTPGAVELARRVRERLEASGVRVEAFA; the protein is encoded by the coding sequence ATGACCTCCATCGACCTGAACGCCGACCTCGGCGAGGGCTTCGGCCGCTGGCGGCTCACCGACGACGAACGGCTGCTGTCGGTGGTCACCAGCGCCAACGTGGCCTGCGGCTTCCACGCCGGGGACGCGGCCACCATGCGCCGGGTGTGCGAGCTGGCGGCCGAGCGCGGCGTCCGGATCGGCGCCCAGGTGTCCTACCGGGACCTGGCCGGGTTCGGGCGGCGCGCGATGGACGTGCCGTCCGCCGAGCTGGCGGCCGAGGTGGCCTACCAGATCGGCGCCCTGGAGGTCTTCGCCCGTGCGGCGGGCGACCGCGTGGCCTACGTGAAACCGCACGGCGCGCTCTACAACCGGGTCGTGCACGACGAGGAGCAGGCCGCCGCGGTCGTCGACGGCGTGCTCCTCGCGGACGCCACGCTGCCGGTGCTGGGCCTGCCCGGCTCGCGCCTGCTGGAGGTGGCCGGGAAGGCCGGACTGCCGGTCGTCACGGAGGCGTTCGCGGACCGGGCGTACACCGACGCGGGCACGCTCGTGCCGCGCACCCTGGAAGGAGCCGTGGTCACCGAGCCCGACACCGTCGTGGAGCGGTCGCTGAGCCTGGCCCGCTCCGGCGAGGTCGTCTCCCACTCGGGGACACGGATCGGGGTCCGCGCGCGTTCCCTGTGCCTGCACGGCGACACCCCCGGCGCCGTGGAGCTGGCACGCCGGGTACGGGAGCGGCTGGAGGCGTCGGGCGTCCGGGTGGAGGCCTTCGCATGA
- a CDS encoding allophanate hydrolase subunit 1 produces MKVLPVGEDALLVEVSSGEEAQALHAELVRRRAEGSLSAREIVPAARTVLLDGLDAPARVAAELTAAELPPAPPRARAVVELPVRYDGPDLSDVAAHWGVPEREVARIHAQTEFRVAFCGFAPGFGYLTGLPPRYDVPRRATPRTAVPAGSVALAGPYTGVYPRSSPGGWQLIGTTDAVLWDHARVPAALLSPGTPVRFVPVGPVGLS; encoded by the coding sequence ATGAAGGTCCTGCCGGTCGGCGAGGACGCCCTGCTCGTCGAGGTCTCCTCGGGCGAGGAGGCCCAGGCGCTGCACGCCGAGCTGGTGCGCCGCCGCGCGGAGGGCTCGCTGTCGGCCCGCGAGATCGTGCCCGCGGCCCGCACGGTCCTCCTCGACGGCCTCGACGCCCCCGCCCGGGTGGCCGCCGAACTGACCGCCGCCGAGCTGCCGCCCGCTCCCCCACGCGCGCGTGCCGTGGTCGAGCTCCCGGTGCGCTACGACGGCCCGGACCTGTCCGACGTCGCCGCGCACTGGGGCGTGCCCGAGCGGGAGGTCGCCCGCATCCACGCGCAGACGGAGTTCCGGGTCGCCTTCTGCGGCTTCGCCCCCGGCTTCGGCTACCTCACCGGCCTGCCGCCGCGCTACGACGTGCCGCGCCGGGCCACCCCGCGCACGGCCGTCCCGGCGGGGTCGGTGGCACTGGCGGGCCCGTACACGGGCGTGTACCCACGATCGTCGCCGGGCGGCTGGCAGCTGATCGGTACGACGGACGCCGTGCTGTGGGACCACGCGCGCGTGCCGGCCGCGCTGCTGTCGCCGGGCACGCCTGTGCGGTTCGTTCCCGTCGGGCCGGTGGGGCTCTCGTGA
- a CDS encoding MFS transporter, which translates to MSTTPPPQALTDDTHPTTAERTADDGAFGWLRALGPRGRRAFAGAFGGYALDSYDYFTLPLSMVALSAYFGLNSGQTGLFTTVTLVVSAIGGALAGVLADRIGRVKALMVTVITYAVFTVACGFAPNYETLLVFRALQGLGFGGEWAVGAILVAEYASAKHRGRTLGAIQSSWAVGWGMAVIAYTVIFSVAGDDLAWRIMFWTGALPALLVIWLRRSVHDAPEAAAAREQSAEKGSFTAIFKPGLLRTTIFAVLLSTGVQGGYYTLATWVPTYLKSERDLSVVGTGGYLTFLISGAFIGYLTGGYLTDKLGRRRNIWLFALLSAICIVAYANIPSGANTLILVLGFPLGFCMSAIFSGFGSYLSELYPTAVRGTGQGFTYNTGRAVGAVFPTTVGFLADSWGVGGALVFGAIGYGLAALALLGLPETRGKELT; encoded by the coding sequence ATGAGCACGACCCCTCCACCGCAGGCCCTGACCGACGACACGCATCCCACGACGGCCGAACGCACCGCCGACGACGGGGCGTTCGGCTGGCTGCGCGCCCTGGGCCCGCGCGGTCGCCGCGCGTTCGCCGGTGCCTTCGGCGGCTATGCCCTGGACTCGTACGACTACTTCACGCTGCCGCTGAGCATGGTCGCGCTGTCCGCCTACTTCGGCCTGAACAGCGGCCAGACCGGCCTCTTCACGACGGTCACCCTGGTGGTCTCCGCGATCGGCGGCGCCCTCGCGGGCGTCCTCGCGGACCGCATCGGCCGGGTGAAGGCTCTGATGGTCACGGTGATCACCTACGCGGTGTTCACCGTCGCCTGCGGCTTCGCACCCAACTACGAGACGCTGCTGGTCTTCCGCGCCCTCCAGGGCCTCGGTTTCGGCGGCGAGTGGGCCGTCGGCGCGATCCTGGTCGCCGAGTACGCGAGCGCCAAGCACCGGGGCCGCACGCTCGGCGCGATCCAGAGCTCGTGGGCCGTGGGCTGGGGCATGGCCGTGATCGCCTACACCGTCATCTTCTCGGTGGCCGGCGACGACCTGGCCTGGCGCATCATGTTCTGGACCGGGGCGCTGCCCGCGCTGCTCGTCATCTGGCTGCGGCGCAGTGTGCACGACGCGCCCGAGGCCGCCGCCGCTCGTGAACAGAGCGCGGAGAAGGGCTCCTTCACGGCGATCTTCAAGCCCGGCCTGCTGCGGACGACGATCTTCGCGGTGCTGCTCTCGACCGGCGTCCAGGGCGGCTACTACACGCTGGCCACCTGGGTACCGACCTACCTCAAGTCCGAGCGCGACCTGTCGGTCGTCGGCACCGGCGGCTATCTGACGTTCCTGATATCGGGCGCCTTCATCGGCTATCTGACGGGCGGTTACCTCACCGACAAGCTGGGCCGGCGGCGCAACATCTGGCTCTTCGCCCTGCTGTCGGCGATCTGCATCGTGGCGTACGCGAACATCCCGAGCGGCGCCAACACCCTGATCCTGGTGCTCGGTTTCCCGCTCGGGTTCTGCATGTCGGCGATCTTCAGCGGCTTCGGCTCGTATCTGAGCGAGCTGTACCCGACGGCGGTGCGCGGCACGGGGCAGGGCTTCACGTACAACACCGGGCGTGCGGTGGGTGCCGTCTTCCCGACGACGGTCGGATTCCTGGCCGACAGCTGGGGTGTGGGCGGCGCGCTGGTCTTCGGGGCGATCGGCTACGGCCTGGCCGCGCTGGCGCTGCTCGGGCTGCCGGAGACGCGCGGGAAGGAGCTCACGTGA
- a CDS encoding putative hydro-lyase, protein MNRMGTASGDRPVVLVDEHARTWSPETARARFREGLTGPTAGVAAGHTQVNLISVPADWAYDMLLFCQRNPKPCPVLDVTDAGSWTTVLADGADLRTDLPRYRVWRDGELVDEPTDVRACWRDDLVSFLIGCSFTFEWVLGEAGVPIRHVEQGRNVPMYVTSRQCRPAGRLHGPLVVSMRPVPPRHLAAAIRESSLLPAVHGSPVHCGDPSGLGIDDLGRPDFGDPVDTEPDDIPVFWACGVTPQAAVMASRPPFALTHAPGQMFLTDARDEQYRVA, encoded by the coding sequence GTGAACCGCATGGGCACCGCGTCCGGGGACCGTCCCGTGGTCCTCGTCGACGAGCACGCGCGCACGTGGAGCCCGGAAACGGCCCGCGCCCGCTTCCGGGAGGGCCTGACGGGCCCCACGGCCGGAGTCGCGGCGGGCCACACCCAGGTCAACCTGATCTCGGTGCCCGCCGACTGGGCCTACGACATGCTGCTGTTCTGCCAGCGCAACCCCAAGCCCTGCCCGGTCCTCGACGTCACGGACGCGGGTTCCTGGACCACCGTGCTCGCCGACGGCGCGGACCTGCGCACCGATCTGCCGCGCTACCGGGTGTGGCGGGACGGCGAGCTGGTGGACGAGCCGACGGACGTGCGCGCCTGCTGGCGGGACGATCTGGTGTCGTTCCTGATTGGGTGCAGCTTCACGTTCGAGTGGGTGCTGGGAGAGGCGGGGGTCCCGATCCGCCATGTCGAGCAGGGCCGCAACGTCCCGATGTACGTCACCAGCCGGCAGTGCCGTCCGGCGGGGCGGCTGCACGGGCCGCTGGTGGTGTCCATGCGGCCGGTGCCGCCCCGGCATCTGGCGGCGGCGATCCGGGAGAGCAGTCTGCTGCCGGCGGTGCACGGCAGCCCCGTACACTGCGGCGATCCCTCGGGGCTCGGCATCGACGACCTCGGCCGCCCCGACTTCGGCGACCCGGTGGACACCGAGCCGGACGACATCCCGGTGTTCTGGGCCTGCGGTGTGACCCCGCAGGCGGCCGTGATGGCCTCGCGCCCGCCGTTCGCCCTGACGCACGCCCCGGGGCAGATGTTCCTCACCGACGCCCGCGACGAGCAGTACCGCGTGGCCTGA
- a CDS encoding glycosyltransferase produces MSDSRSGNSSRQSLRIVRLANFVAPASGGLRTALRELGKGFKAAGHEPVLVVPGERMTDRETEQGRVITLPGPLLPGTGGYRVLADKRRVARLLEELAPDRLEVSDRTTLRWTGKWARRARVPAVMVSHETADGVLRTWGLPEGAARRAADALNVRTAHTYARVVCTTEFAEREFVRIGARNVVRAPLGVDLTQRHPALRDPELRARHARVDETLLVMCSRLSVEKRPGTALDALEALRRRGRRAVLVVAGDGPLRARLEQRAREGALPVTFLGHVSDRGLLGALQASADVALAPGPAETFGLAALEAMACGTPVVASASSALPEVIGSAGAVAADHGEAFADAVDLLLERLEADRREGARARAECFGWDTAVDAFLAAHDAAVPVRPFVPGGVA; encoded by the coding sequence ATGAGCGACTCCCGTTCCGGCAACAGCAGCCGCCAGTCGCTGCGGATCGTGCGGCTCGCGAACTTCGTCGCGCCCGCGTCCGGCGGCCTGCGCACCGCGCTGCGCGAACTCGGCAAGGGCTTCAAGGCTGCGGGGCACGAGCCCGTCCTCGTGGTCCCCGGCGAGCGGATGACCGACCGGGAGACCGAGCAGGGGCGGGTGATCACCCTGCCCGGGCCGCTGCTGCCCGGCACCGGCGGCTACCGCGTGCTCGCCGACAAGCGGCGGGTGGCCCGGCTCCTGGAGGAACTCGCGCCGGACCGGCTGGAGGTGTCCGACCGGACGACCCTCAGGTGGACCGGCAAGTGGGCGAGGCGCGCCCGGGTCCCCGCCGTGATGGTCTCCCACGAGACCGCCGACGGCGTGCTGCGCACCTGGGGCCTGCCCGAGGGGGCCGCCCGGCGTGCCGCCGACGCCCTCAACGTCCGCACGGCACACACGTACGCGCGCGTGGTGTGCACCACCGAGTTCGCCGAGCGGGAGTTCGTGCGGATCGGGGCACGCAACGTCGTCCGCGCCCCGTTGGGCGTCGATCTAACGCAGCGGCACCCCGCCCTGCGCGACCCGGAGCTGCGGGCACGGCACGCGCGCGTGGACGAGACGCTGCTGGTGATGTGCTCGCGGCTGTCCGTGGAGAAGCGGCCCGGCACGGCGCTGGACGCCCTGGAGGCGCTGCGGCGGCGTGGACGCCGGGCGGTGCTCGTGGTGGCCGGGGACGGTCCGTTGCGCGCCCGGCTCGAACAGCGGGCGCGTGAGGGCGCCCTGCCGGTCACCTTCCTGGGGCACGTCTCCGACCGCGGACTGCTCGGCGCGCTCCAGGCGTCCGCCGACGTGGCCCTGGCGCCGGGGCCCGCCGAGACGTTCGGGCTCGCCGCGCTGGAGGCCATGGCGTGCGGCACGCCCGTGGTGGCGAGCGCCTCGTCCGCGCTGCCGGAGGTGATCGGCTCCGCCGGGGCCGTCGCGGCGGACCACGGAGAGGCCTTCGCGGACGCCGTGGACCTGCTGCTGGAACGCCTGGAGGCGGACCGGCGCGAGGGGGCACGCGCGCGTGCGGAGTGCTTCGGGTGGGACACGGCGGTCGACGCGTTCCTCGCCGCGCATGACGCGGCTGTCCCCGTGCGTCCGTTTGTGCCAGGGGGCGTGGCATGA
- a CDS encoding SGNH/GDSL hydrolase family protein — protein sequence MRPVPFMAPSRFGGRPRFVALGDSLTEGVGDPVGDGVWRGWAALLAAGLAEGPVGPAEALARFTNLAVSGAQTRDVLERQLPAALELRPDLVSVVIGVNDTLRCTFDIQAVAARLDQVYSAFTEQGAVLLTACLPDPGTMLGLPGALAHPLARRQRAVNTVVHALSERYGALHLHACEGDWTTDRAMWSADRLHPGERGHRQLALRFHVLLARHGLATGPAPSPEPEFSAPTRSANLWWLATAGTGWVARRCTDLLPQLLTLAADELRHRARGTSARLDLRASAAVSAALAALSVTEQADAA from the coding sequence ATGAGACCGGTGCCGTTCATGGCGCCCTCCCGGTTCGGTGGGCGCCCGAGATTCGTGGCCCTCGGTGACTCGCTGACCGAGGGGGTGGGGGATCCCGTCGGCGACGGGGTGTGGCGCGGCTGGGCCGCGCTGCTCGCCGCAGGGCTCGCCGAGGGACCTGTCGGGCCCGCCGAGGCACTCGCCCGGTTCACCAATCTCGCGGTGAGCGGGGCGCAGACCCGGGATGTGCTGGAGCGGCAGTTGCCTGCCGCGCTGGAGCTGCGGCCCGACCTCGTCTCCGTCGTCATCGGCGTCAACGACACCCTGCGCTGCACCTTCGACATCCAAGCCGTGGCGGCCCGGCTCGACCAGGTGTACTCGGCCTTCACCGAACAGGGCGCGGTCCTGCTCACCGCCTGCCTGCCCGACCCGGGCACGATGCTCGGGCTGCCGGGGGCGCTGGCCCACCCGCTGGCGCGGCGGCAGCGGGCCGTGAACACGGTCGTCCATGCCCTGTCCGAGCGGTACGGAGCTCTGCACCTGCACGCGTGCGAGGGCGACTGGACCACGGACCGCGCCATGTGGAGCGCGGACCGGCTGCACCCCGGAGAGCGCGGGCACCGGCAGCTGGCCCTGCGCTTCCACGTGCTGCTCGCTCGACATGGCCTCGCGACGGGGCCCGCGCCCTCGCCCGAGCCCGAGTTCTCCGCCCCGACCAGGTCGGCGAACCTGTGGTGGCTGGCCACGGCGGGTACCGGCTGGGTGGCCCGCCGGTGCACCGACCTGCTGCCCCAGCTCCTGACACTCGCCGCCGACGAGCTCCGGCACCGGGCCCGGGGCACGAGCGCCCGGCTCGATCTACGGGCCTCCGCGGCCGTGTCCGCCGCGCTCGCCGCCCTGTCGGTGACGGAGCAGGCGGACGCGGCCTGA